The sequence ACACCTGGAGGGagggccagccagtacatacaatcatatcactacattcacccccctttaaaaaaaatggaacccaCCGGAAAACAATCAACAACCGGGGGTGATACAACAAACACAGTAACAGCAACAATACTAAAAAACAGCAAACCAGAGGTGGGAAAAGCAGatgccccccccccatcagctaGAGGTTAATTCGCTCAGGTGGCCTCCTCTGTCTGCCAGATTTGTCTGGCATGACCGCAAGGTGCTCCTCCAGGGAGGGGACCGACAGGGGAGCGTCCACTGCAGGGACTGTCTGGAAAAAGGTGTCAAtggttgtaatggaggatttagaccagcttatgcaagaagggatgcagttgcatcagaagatataatctaaattccaccatggggcccagagatgcagttgaataggaaaacataatctaatttacaccgaggcccagagatgcagttgtcttgttggtcgcagactgtcaggagacatTGCAGATAATGAaataatttattcaaagagataagctatgagtaaacaattttttgggtaatataaccgCAGACTTGTAGTTGGTTGTTGGGGCattggtagcagcttctccacttccCCCAACTGGGaggttagctggactctagaagttctttttCTTGCTTAGAGACGTTTCCATccctcagagagtctccacttcagcagtgggaccatggcttatattacccaaaaaatagTGCTTCCAAAGCAGAACCAGCCCTGGGGTGGTCAGCCAGGAAGGTATGGAGGAACCATTCGCTGATCTCCAAGAAAAAGTAAAGAGGCattcatgcggggtggtgttagtagcaGTGCATAGTAAAGACCAGATGGCGTAGAGGGCTTCAGGCAAGACACCCTGCCACCGGGATACTGGAAAATGTTTAGATCTGAGGTCCAGGAGCATTGCCTTCCAGACTTtgccgttctccctttccacttggccactacctctggggttatagctggtggtcctgctggtggatATGCCTTTGGCCAAAAAGTACTGTtgtagctcctcactcatgaacgaggtcccctggtcactatggatgtagttgggatacctgaacaggtcCTTGATGACTGAAGCCAAGGTCATATCCGGGCAAGGGactgcaaaggggaacctggagaatttgTCTACTACCATCACGAAGTAGGCGTTCGTATTTGTGGTTGAGTggggtcccttgaaattgacgcccAGAACAAaagccttgatgaggtgtgccttttctggctagAACTGGGGCTTGCACTCGGCGCAGATTTGTCATGGATTGGACATCCTCTACGGAATATGGGAGGTTTCGCATTTTGACAGAATGATACACCTCGTGACTCCGGGGTCACATAAGTGGACATGTAGGATCTGGAGACAGTCGAGATGTGTGCTGGTGCACATCCCTCGAGACAGGGTATCTGGGGGTgggggtcattgagcttacccggccagtacaagatgtcatagttgtaggtggataattctatcctccacctcagaatcttgtcgttcttgattttaccctgttGTTTGGCAATGAACATGAAAGCCAttgccctctggtcagtcaacagggtaaatcttttaccgGCCAGGTAGTGTTGCCATTGATAGATTGACCCTCCTTCTTGATGAAGGAGTGCTGGAGTTTGAGTTTGTGCagggtgcaggaaaaaaaatgctactggcctgcctggcTGGTTTAACGTGGTGGCCAGTgcgacatcagaggcatcgctctccacctgaaaggggacagattcatccacagcatgcatcatggccttAGTGATGTCTCCTCTAATTTGTTCAAATGCGGCCTGGGCCTCCGCTGATAATGGGAAGGTGGTCATACAGATTAGGGGGTGGCCCTTATTGGTGTAGCTGGGCACCCATTGAGCATAACATGAAAACAGTCCCAGGCACCTCTTAAGCACCTTCAGAGTGTTTtggactgggagctccatgagGGGTCGCATGCGGCCTGGGTCAGTGGCAATGACATTATTGCCACAACGCGtccaagaagggccaggtgcTCCATGTTGAACACGCTTTTGTCTTTGTTGTATGTCAAGTATGTcaaggcagaggtcgacagcatcgagtccacgctgctgaagatccagctgcgctggatgggtcacatctccagaatggaggaccatcgccttcccaagatcgtgttatatggcgagctctccactggccaccgtgacagaggtgcaccaaagaaaaggtacaaggactgcctaaagaaatctcttggtgcctgccacattgaccaccgccagtgggctgataacgcctcaaaccgtgcatcttggcgcctcacagtttggcgggcagcaacctcctttgaagaagaccgcagagcccacctcactgacaaaaggcaaaggaggaaaaacccaacacccaaccccaaccaaccaattttcccctgcaaccactgcaatcgtgtctgcctgtcccgcatcggacttgtcagccacaaacgagcctgcagctgacgtggactttttaccccctccataaatcttcgtccgcgaagccaagccaaagaaaagatgtcaagttgagggacttggccatATGTGAGAACTTTGAGAGGTTCgagttgtggtcctgctggtaatggccgcagatggtgacattgttgagggAGTGGAACATCGCCGTCAGCCCATGTtcttccaccatccagtccatcactCTCTGAAAGGCAGAAACACCGTTAGTACTCCCgaaaggcacccgcaggaagtgaaagAGCTTCCCGTCTGCCTCAAAGCCTGTATATATTCAATTGGCTCGATGGAAGGGGAGTTGAGGgtaggccgacttgaggtcagTGGTCGAAAAATTTCTGTTCTtagcgaccttattgaccaagtcgccTATCCGGGAAAGCGGGTAcgcgtccaactgggtgaagcacttgatggtctgactataatcaATTACCATCTGGGGCTTGCCCGCACCTCTCACCACGAGGACCTGCGCCCTCGAGGGACTGATGCTAGtggctatgatcccctctgctaggagtcgctgaacctcagcccgATGAACTGCATGTCCTCCGAGGTATAGTGCCCACTCTTGGTGGCGACTAGTTTACAATccggggtgaggtttgcaaacagtgacgggggggggggggcaccctcGGTGTGGTGATGTTGCAGGACGGTGCCGGAGACTGGGTACTGAGCCCACAGGACGGTGCCGGTGGCTGCGTGCTGGGACCAAAAGGCGGTGTCGGGGACTGCTGTGGACGGTCAGTGGTGGTTGGGGGCCCCCGAACGCCATTGTCacgctcctgaactgactctaaaagtcgaggcccaggaggcgCAAAGGCGAGGCATAATTAACAATACAAAATCATTAtaacactcccccccacccccaaacgtAAGCGATGCTACCCAATACCCCTGGATACTGGTCTGTTTGTCCCTTGCAGCCATTGAAACCATGGGTCAGACCGGGAGGGAGAGTCTTTGGACCACGAAGCTTTCTGTGCTGCCACTATCGACAAGACAGTTTGTTTTATGCCCATTCATCATGAGTCGCATCATGGAGTTCAagatcgggtgagggctggcttgattTAGGGTGACCGATGCCAGGATAGGCATCTCTTCATTGTTGGTGGTGACAGggaggccttcccaagatggcgatctccatgttgaccatgcagtGTTTGATGAAGAAGGCGGAAGTGGAGTCGTAGTGgtcggaagtgacatcattgggGTGGTGGCCGAGGTGCTGATGTTGGGAGTGATGGCCAACAAGATGGCGCTCCCCTTACCGTGCACGCAGTCAGTGCCAGAAGCTCCTGGACTGCGGTCGagacctgcagactttctggtaatGGACCCTTTTCCCACAGCCTAAACACATAGCCCCCCGCGCAGGGCAGGGGCATTGCAAATGCTCAGACTGCCCACAGAAGTTGTATCTCAATTACACTTTCGGCATGATTGCAGCTGTGGTCAGGTCGGTAGCGTCTGATACAGAATCCCAGACCGAAGGCCCTTGTGGTGGAACATACTGAGATGGCCCACTTCTGTCTGTGAGGCGCTGGGCGGAGTCTAAGGTTCTGATTAAGTTGATAGCCTTTTTGAGTGGGAGCAGGTCGTCCTCGAGGAGTTGTTGCCAGATGTAATCCGACCTCAGACCCGACATGTAGGCGTCTTGAATGAGTTCTTCCATGCACTTGCTTAGGGATATAGTGGCCATGGGTTCCCCCAAACAGTGTGACTAGGGACTGGAtgaactcttcagtggactcaccaggctgttgttttcggGACACCAGCAGGTAATGGGAGTATACCATGTTCACTTTAGGCTTGCACAGCACCCGTAGCTCAGCCATCGCCTTGTTGTACGTCGCACTGCCTTGGATGGTCAGGACTCATGCCTGAAAGATTTTTATCTTCATCTCGTCAAAGTCGACCACCTCAGCAGCAGCGTCGAGGAAGCTATTAaagcagttcatccactgctCAAAGAGTACCGaagcacctgggacttggggatCAACAAGCTGTTCTGggcgcagcaatttctccattaccggagacctCCCAATTCTAGTACAATAAGTTGTTGGGCGCTATCAGTAGCCCCGATAATGACTTGGACAAAAACTatgaggaacaataggctttaatgaaCGAGAAACTtctggcccgggtccaaggctaggaatgaacgggaaggagaggggactcgaccattgtggcctggggtcacatgggcaggactaagggtgGAGCCAAGGTAGGAGGACACCCGGAGGGAGGGCAGCCAGTGCATACAACTATATCCAATTACACACTAACCAATTAAACTAACGGAGGAGTGGTtattaacacaaagaaatgtataaGAAAGGTTGTTGAATACCAGTGAGTGTTGCCTTCTCTGAAGGACACCCGCTCTTGCGAGAACGTTACTATACCGCTTCACCTACTAACTGTACAAAATTATTTAATCAGTGAGCTGTGTTTCTCACATCAGGGACCCTTCTCCctgatttccccccaccccgtgtGACAGGAGGCGCGGTCCCTGGACTCACCTCCCCGTCCTTTCTCCCACCAGCCTGATGTGGAGGGACGAGGCCCCAGCCGGACCTTGGTGGcgtcctcacccccccccccccccggcagcaCCTCAGGGCAGCGGGGCTCCAACAAGGGCAGGGCCCATGCCCCCATATCCACCCCAAGTCTTACCTCCACCCCCCCGGGACCAGCAACGTGTCCCGAACCGTTGCTGAGGGAACGACGCTAGCGAGGTCTGTGACGTCAATGCGTAGACGCCTGGGCTGGGTCGCGCCGTCACGTGACGGCAGGCCGGGAGGAGAGGTGTCAATCAgacccctttccaggtggaatcTGTCCCCGGGGAAGCAGTTTTCATTGGAAGCGGGAACAAGGGAGAATAAAGTAGCGAAGGGTGAGAGGGATAAATAACGAAGGGAAACGGGAGTGTGGGATAAAACTGGCCCGAAATGGGGAGAATAGACGGTCAGAGTTCATGTTGAGGGTTTTCACAGGCAAACGGTGCCGAAAGTGAGCGGTGAAGCTGCGGTCAGTGAGTGTCGGCCGGGCGGGCTCTGGGCTCAGTGATGGACAATAAGGAGAGAGCAGATTGAGAAAGAGGGTTTAGCATCATCCTGCTCAAACGTTGGTTCGGACTCAGCTGGAGATGTTGGCGATGGAATCCGATTTccgcgctccctccctccctcatgttCCCGCGGCTTCAGTGGACCGGCTCCCTTTCAAACGGACCCGCGTCTCCTCTCCCCGACCCGGGGAGCCCCACCTTCCGCCCGGGCCCGAGGGGAGCATTAATCTCCAGTGTGGAAGCAATAAATGGGAACCTTTCCAACAGCCCTAACTCCACATTGGATGAGAACTCAGATCAATGACTGATCTTCACTCACATGGTTCCAATTCTGTTCAATGAAGAAGCTCATGTTCACCAAGTCCAGGAAGATGACGGAGCTCCGCCTCTTTAAGGAAGGCGGGACAAGGTCCCACGGGGTGACGTCATCACGCTCGCCAGCCCATGAAACGCTTCACAGATCTGCGCAGTGTACGTCTTCCGGAGAAGCAGCGGGTATTAGGCGCTGGACAGGGACTGTAGTGGATTCAGCGCCGGGAGCAGAGCAGAGCAGCACCAGGTCCCAGAACGGGGGGCTCCCGTGGTTCCGGGGCTTGTAACAACCGGCTCGAAGACGCTTCTCCCCGGGTCCCAGGCTCGGCCCAGCTCTCCGGGACCCTCCATCGGACTGAGCCCGCGCGCTGTGGCCCGGGGGTAGGACTGTATTGGTCACATCCTCTCGCCCCCACAGCGATGAACCCGTTTCAATGCTCCGACTGTGGGAAGAACTTTAAAAGTCTGGTTAACTTAACgagacaccagcgggtccacaccggggagagacccttcacctgccccgattGCGGGAAGGGGTTTGCCCAGAGCACCAACTTgcggacccaccagcgggtccacaccggggaaaagCCCTTTACCTGCCCTGAATGCAAGAAGGCCTTCACCAATGGATCCAACCTTGAGAGACATctgcgggtccacactggggaaaagccgttcacctgccctgagtgcaagAAAGCCTACACCAGTTTGTCCAACCTTGAGAGACAcctgcgggtccacactggggagaggcccttcacctgccctgattgCAGGAAGGGGTTCGCCCATAACACCGACCTGTGGATCCACCAGTGGGCCCACACCAGGGAAAAGCCATTCGCCTGCCCTGAGTGTAAGAAGACCTTCACCAACAGTTCCAACCTTAAGGCACACCgacgggtccacaccggggagagacccttcacctgccccgattGCGGAAAGGGATTTGCCCATATCACGAACCTGTTGACCCACCAGCGGTTCCACACCGGGGAAAAGCCATTCGCCTGCCCCGAGTGCAAGAAGGCCTTCACCAATAGATCCAACCTTGAAGCACACCGGAAGGTCCACACTgcagagaggcccttcacctgccccaagtGCAAGAAAGCCtacaccactttgtccagccttGAGAGACACCTGCGCGtccacaccagggagaggcccttcacctgctctgATTGCGGGAAGGGGTTCGCCCATAGCACCGACCTACAGACCCATCAGTTGCTCCACACAAGGGAAAAGCTGTTTGCCTGCCCCGAGTGTAAGAAGGGCTTCACCAACAATTCCAACCTTAAGGCACACcaacgggtccacaccggggagaggcccttcacttgCCCTGATTGCGGGAAAGGGTTTGCCCGGAGGACCAACCTGCGGACCCACCAGCGGATCCACACCGGGGAAAAGCcgttcacctgccccgagtgtaAGAAGGCCTTCACTGACAGTTCCAACCTTAAGACACACCgacgggtccacactggggagaggccctccACCTGCCCTAATTAAGGGAAGGGATTTGCCCAGAACACCAATCTGTGGTCCCACCAGCAGGGGAATAGCCATTTGACTGCCCCTAGTGTGGCAAGAGCTTCCCCCAGATGTCCAGCCTATGGACCAACCAGAGAATTCAAAGCAGCAACAGACCGAGCGCAGAAAGGCCTTCATCCGCTCCTCCCAATTCCTGGTCCATACCAGGAAGAGGCCGTTCATCTGTCCCCAGTGCAGTAAGGGGTTTGCCCGGTCCACCCACCTGCTGGACCACCAGTTGAGCACAAAAAGGAATTCACCCAGTCCTCTAACGTGCTGATCCACTAGCTGCTCCGCACTGGGGAGAAGCCGTTCACCTGCTCCATCTGCGGGAAGGGTTTCACCCATTCCTCCCAGATCCTAACCCACCAGTGGGTTGAATGAATGGCCATTCATTTGGCCCAAGTGCGGAAAGGGGTTCACCAAGTCTTCCAACCTCTGACTCACCAGCGTGCCCACACCTGGGAGAGGCAGATTACCCGCTCTGAATGTGGGGAGAACTTCAGACCTCCCATCTGCTGAGACACCAGCAGGTCCATGCCAGGAAGAAGCCGTTCATCTGCTCTGAATGCGGGAAGAACTTCACCCATTCGAACAGCCTGGTGAAATACCAGCAAGATCACACAGAATGTTCACTCACACAAACACCAGGAGGGACTGGAGTCTTGTGGTTATTGAGGCAACAAATCAAAACAGGTCTTGGGTTTTTTTGTCAATTTACAGTTTgttttcaggttcaagtttattgtcgcatGTACAAAGGTGCAGTGGGGAAGTGCAGAGTTCCAGGGACGGATCAGTGGGTACAAGGCAAAAGCAGCATTATTTTACATGTGAGGATCATTCAAGAGTCGGATAACACTgggaaggaactgtccttgaatctggtggggtgtgatctcacactggggaatcttctccatggggaggagggcagagggagtgtgtctggggagggctgagtcttttaatatgttggttgcttttccaaggcagtgggaagtggAGGTGGAATGGATTCTCTCCGTCAATGTTAGTGACtctgattaaatatttaaaaattaacaatGCAGCACGGTTGAAGGGTCTCCGGCCCatgaaacccgtgctgcccaattaacctaccaatcatgGGGGAATGTACAGACTTTATAAGCAGGAccggggcaggtgaagggtctctcccctggatttgaacctgggtcgttggTGCTATAATAATGTTTCGTTACCATGTCACCCAGTTACAGGAATTGAATTTTATTTCCTGGATCTAAACCAAATAAAGCAGCTGTGTTTGAAAACTGTGTCTCATCCACTTATATCTCTGTCATACACTCAATGTAGAGAACAAAGacaaggccattcagtccatctgggGCCACACTGGGAGCATCCTGGTATCTCACCTACTGTCAGTGTTTCTGCTCTATATCAGCTCTTGCCCTGCTGGGATTCTCTCCTGTTCTTTTCTCCTCTCTTTGTTCACTGAGCATCCACTTCTAGACAGCTGTGCTGTTCACCTCAatgtaagaaacaggagcaggagtcggcacctggccccttgagcctgctctgccagtcaataagatcatggctgatctggccgtggactgaactccacttacccacctgttccataCAAGCCTTGATTCTCCAATCTgttaaaaatctatccatctgtCTTAAATACTTCCAACAAGGCTCTACTTCAGGAGAAtgccaggagaacacaatccattCCACGTTGAGGGCTCAGATGTGGAGAGGGTcaggaatttcaaattcctgggtgtcaacatctctgaggatctgtcctggagcctccatgtcattgccatcatgaagaagactcgccagcggcaatactttgtgaggtgtttgaggagattttgtttGTCACTGAAGAGTCTTGAACACTTCTACAGATGAACTGTGGTAAACGTTCTGGCTAGTTCATCACTGTCTGATAcagagatgccaatgctcaggacaagaaaaaactccagagggttgttttctttttaaaatatttgtattgattttAATTGAGAGTTTATAATAATAATGAGATACAATGAAATGATTATTTCacataattaataaaacaatcatCACATCAAAACCAAATGTAAACTGTAAAACATTCATAATTCACAATCCagatcataatttttaaaaagagaaataataaaaaaagaaaagatagaagGAAAAATGTATGAAAAGAAACCAAACTGTTTCAGTCCTCAGACTGCAGGATGAACTTTAAAAGGTCAAGTGAGTTAACGAGACAAcagcgggtccacaccagggAAAAGCCCTT comes from Narcine bancroftii isolate sNarBan1 chromosome 5, sNarBan1.hap1, whole genome shotgun sequence and encodes:
- the LOC138765454 gene encoding zinc finger protein 665-like; translation: MKRFTDLRSWIQRREQSRAAPGPRTGGSRGSGACNNRLEDASPRVPGSAQLSGTLHRTEPARCGPGVGLYWSHPLAPTAMNPFQCSDCGKNFKSLVNLTRHQRVHTGERPFTCPDCGKGFAQSTNLRTHQRVHTGEKPFTCPECKKAFTNGSNLERHLRVHTGEKPFTCPECKKAYTSLSNLERHLRVHTGERPFTCPDCRKGFAHNTDLWIHQWAHTREKPFACPECKKTFTNSSNLKAHRRVHTGERPFTCPDCGKGFAHITNLLTHQRFHTGEKPFACPECKKAFTNRSNLEAHRKVHTAERPFTCPKCKKAYTTLSSLERHLRVHTRERPFTCSDCGKGFAHSTDLQTHQLLHTREKLFACPECKKGFTNNSNLKAHQRVHTGERPFTCPDCGKGFARRTNLRTHQRIHTGEKPFTCPECKKAFTDSSNLKTHRRVHTGERPSTCPN